The Megalopta genalis isolate 19385.01 unplaced genomic scaffold, iyMegGena1_principal scaffold0037, whole genome shotgun sequence DNA window AATTCTTCTATACCTTGGCCAGTCATACCGCTAGTTTCAAATAAGGCGAGTTCCTGCTTGACTTCTTTTTGTATGCGCGAAAATTCAAGCATCAATAAGGCTTCGTTGCGCATTTGACGATAAGAAAGATCCATTTTGTTGAGTGTTAATGCGATTTTTATCTTCCGCAGTCTTGGCTCGACTAACAGAGAATAAAATTGCACCACTGCTAAACTTATTTGGCATAGATTGCTCGCATCCACTACATAAATAATGTTTCGTATCTGACAGTTCATAAAATAAATTATCAGgatcaatttcaatttgaaattgTATCGTTAGAATGTCTCTTTACCTTGTTAAAATGAAACTTCCATATTGGAGCCATATCACCACCGATTTCTTTAACGATCATGTCAAACTCTCCGGTGTTATTTTTTATGGTAAACAGATTTATGCCATTGGTGTTAACGGTATGCGTGGCGTCGTCCATTTCGTCTCCTTGCAAACGCTTCATTAAAAATGTTTTGCCAGATTTAGCAGGACCAAGGCATAGACACATAATGTAAAAATCACATTCAAGAGCGGAGTCACTGTTACTTATAATAAGCGTTGCTACGCTATCGATAACTCTTGGAAACGAACTTACGCGAGCCAATTTCGAGCCGCAATGTAATCGATGATATAATTTTAGTCATTTTTCCGTGATTTTGCTTTTACCGGCAGCTGCTATTCACGGACCGCGATCAATATTTTATGATCGCATGTGAACGGATGAAGGGAAAAACATTGTAAATTTTTCTttcaagaaataaaaaaaagtataaGGCATCGACTTTTCGAAATTCTCGAGTTAAAAAGAAAGAACCAACAAAAGTTTAGAACAATTTACGGTGTAGGTATTTGTATAAAACTTTTCGTAACACTTTCGTACAATTTAatatacaaaattgaaaaatcatGTACATTGCTATTTCTAGTTTACATTGAAAATACGTGTCCAAGAATAAATGCTTTAAACTTTGTCACAGATGTGGGAACAATGTTTTATTGTTACACGTAACAAATACTAGATACACAATGAACTTATACAAACTACAACGTAGTGTggtcattgatttgcatgtaaatGATTGTAAACTTTTATAAGTACAATGTGTATTGGATGCAATAGTATATGTTAAAAGTAAATGATCTAGGAAAATACCAAATCATTGTACACAATTCCTTTGCATCTgatattttctttaaaaatttcGCATTTCTCGCAACTTAGGACGTAGACTAATTGTCTAAACATTTGCCTTTCATCGCAATCACATATTAACCGCTTCGCGCGCTTtctttctcgctcgctcgctctctctccctctccctctctctctctctctctctctctctctctctctctctctctctttctccggtgTCATGTCGCGACACCGATATTGTTTGTATAAGATTAAAAACGAGATATTTCGCGACATAATTGGAGCGATGCAGTGAGCGATAACGGATGCGTTATCCCGCAACGTAATATCGTTCATGAGGTGCTATAGACGAGTAAACATGCTTTAATTCGAAAAAGTTTGGTTCCATTGATACAACATAAAAGGAAGCCGAGTGGCCACAGACGAAGCAAAAACCGAAGCGCGTGTTTACTTGTTTGCGGCACCACACGAACGATGAGGGATAACACGTCCGTGGCATAGCATAAGTGGCATCGcgtcgcgagatatctcgtctgcTGTGACCTTATACGTACAGTATCGGGGTTGCGACATAACGCGTCCATGGGTGCAAAGCGGTTAAGGTTTTCCACTTACATCATTGGTAAAAAcgcattttctttttctttaaactaacaaattgaaaaaaagaGTATTAACAATCGGAGAGTACCTTCCACTTAAATATTGCTTAATTTTTAACTCTGCAGAATCGCAAAGAAAATagatataatttattcaaatatttcttgaaacaaatataaatttaatatatgcATACGATATAAATGAGAGAACGATCAACAAAGAAGAAATGAATCGTTTGTAATAAGAAAATATGAAGAAGTCACGAAATTCATGAACTTGctacaatcgctatttcgaaaggCGAATATCTGAaatggaaaaataaaaattttcttcaaGAAGTCAAGAACACATTATTCTTATTCGCGTAATCAAAACAATCGTACTATATTAGTTGGCAATCGATCATTCTCAATCCTTTGCACTCATCGAAGTAAACCATGAGAATTGTGCCACCTACGAATTTGTTATGAAATCACTGTTTACTAtacatagaatataatattaaaagaaCATCTCGAGTCACCGGCCAAGGTATATGCAAATACAGAGGCAAGAATAAGTGCAAAGGTTCAAGAGTCTCTTTCTTCCTTTTTCTTGCGACGTTAAATGCATTTTTTGATATTGCACTTATACGTTGTTCGTGTATTTTCTTACTCTTTTTATTTTAAACAGTTTCAACGGAAAAATATTGTTCAACGCGCACAAGGCACAGGAGGTTTGCCCTCGGTAGCGCGAGTCGATAAAATGGAATAAAGACTTCTCTACCACTTTTTTACAGACAAGATGCTAGTACGGTTCTTCGGTGTACTGTAAATATTATAATCTTTTCGCAATACCAATAATTTAATTTACCTACTTCTCTGTACAAATGTATTTATACTGTATATGTGCATTTTTTTGTAAATAAGAtccatgtatgtatatatatatatatatatatatatatatatatatatatatatgtatatataaataattatatcctTCGAATCTGTACAGTCGTTCAATGCAGAATGTGCTCCAAAGGTAAACAGTAATCTTTCTTAAGAGCACGACTAGAGACTATATATAGGATACATCAGTTCAAGCCTGATCCCTCAATGTTTAGAGTAAAGCTCGTACTTGACGTGTCATTTGCCATGATTGCAAACGTTTATCTTTACTTCCAGCTATAATCTGGAAgatgtttattgtttattaa harbors:
- the LOC117221382 gene encoding ADP-ribosylation factor-like protein 16; translated protein: MCLCLGPAKSGKTFLMKRLQGDEMDDATHTVNTNGINLFTIKNNTGEFDMIVKEIGGDMAPIWKFHFNKIRNIIYVVDASNLCQISLAVVQFYSLLVEPRLRKIKIALTLNKMDLSYRQMRNEALLMLEFSRIQKEVKQELALFETSGMTGQGIEELRNWLFDPATLKATINANK